The Thioalkalivibrio thiocyanodenitrificans ARhD 1 nucleotide sequence GCAACCAGGCCAATCAGCAGCAGGGGGGCGATCAACAGGGGGCTGAGGGATTTCATGGAGAGATCCTTGTGGTGCTTGACGGGTACGGTTCTATGTGGCGGCCCGCCCCGCGCCACGGAGCAGCACCTGCATGTACATCCGGCTGTAACGTTTCGGGTCATCGGCAAAGTCCACGCCGGGCAGGTGGCGCAGCACATCCTGGGATTGCGCGAAGAACACGTTGGCCGCGAGCATCATGACCGCGATGAAGGCCGGCGGCAGGTCGCGGTCAAGTTCACCGCGCCGCTGGCCCAGGCGGACGGTTTCCACCAGGCGATCGAAGCCGTCGTGGAAGACGTCCCGGGCCAGCTCCTCGGCCCGCCCCGGCGCGTTTTCCAGCACCTCGCGCAGAATCAGGCGGGTATCCCGCGCGTTGTCCAGCATGGACGCCAGGTGCTTCACGGCGAAATCGGCGAGTTGCTCGCCGATGGAGCCATCCTCCAGGTTCAGCGCCTCCAGCTCGTCCCGGGACTCCCGGCAGGCCTCTCGCAGGGCCGCGATGTAGAGCTCATGCTTGCTGCGAAAGTGGTGGAAAATGTTGGCCTTGCTGACGCCCGCGGCGTTCGCCACGGCGTTCATGGAGACCGCATCGAATCCCTGGCTGGAGAACAGGTCCAGGGCGGCCCGAAGTATGCGTGATACCGCCTGGCCGGGAGGTGTCTCGGGGGCGTTGGTCTCGGTGCTCTCAGGCATGGTCGGCGTCCCGTGAATGGCGGGGAAGGCGGGAAGGATACTGACCGGCCGGTCAGTCAGTCAAGAGAGAGGATCGCCGGCAGGACAGCTTCTCGGGGATTGCCGCACCCTGTCCGGATGCTGATACGCTGGGGTCTCCCGCCGGGCCGGCAAGTGGTGACCTGCCGGCGCACAAGGTAGACTCGAACGGCCCGGGCGAGGGTCCCCGTGCCCCGGCCTCGCCGATCACGGGCCACTTACCCGGAGGTCAGCTTGCAGACATCCCCCAAGGACATTCCGATGCCCGCAAATGCAGGCAGGCAGCACCGTTTACCCGCCGCACGCCCGGATCTGTCCAGTCACGCCCTGATCGGACTCCTGGCAGGTCTGTGTCTTCTCCTGGTCGGCTATCTGCTGATTCGGCCACTCCTGCCCGAGGCCTGGCAGCGGCCCGGCTCACCGGTGTTGCAGTCTGCGGCGATACTGGGTTCCATCCTGCTGCTGTCACCGTTTGCCCTCTGGCTGGGCAAGCGCACCGGGCTGAGCGCGGTCCCGAATCGTTTGTATGTGCTGCATGTGGTGGCGAGCACGGCGGGCATGTTTCTGGTGGGGATGCACGCTGCGGCCAGCCTGCGGGGGCCGCCGCTGTTCATGGTGGTCTGCCTCGCGCTGCTGGTGGTGACGGGGATGGTCGGGCGGGTGTATCTGTCAGGGCCCATGGCCGCAACCTTCGGGAGCAAGTCCGCCCCGTTCCGGCCGGTCCCGCCCGAGCTGAAGAATGCGCTGCGCCAGATCATCCGGGAAAAGGATGCCCTGCTCGGGAAACTGGATCCGCAGGCATCCGAAGCCCTGTTCTCGGTAACGCTGCGCCACTGGGTCCGCGCCCCCCGGCTCTCCCTGGCCTATCAGCGCCTGGTGTGGCGGGAGGCTGCCCTGACCGGCCAGCGGGCCTCGGTCCCGCCCCTGCAGGCC carries:
- a CDS encoding TetR/AcrR family transcriptional regulator, yielding MPESTETNAPETPPGQAVSRILRAALDLFSSQGFDAVSMNAVANAAGVSKANIFHHFRSKHELYIAALREACRESRDELEALNLEDGSIGEQLADFAVKHLASMLDNARDTRLILREVLENAPGRAEELARDVFHDGFDRLVETVRLGQRRGELDRDLPPAFIAVMMLAANVFFAQSQDVLRHLPGVDFADDPKRYSRMYMQVLLRGAGRAAT